Proteins encoded within one genomic window of Rubripirellula tenax:
- a CDS encoding GMC family oxidoreductase produces MEETDLIVVGSGAAACVLAYRLRQQSGLRITVVEPESDLAPAIDRERPSRWLKLIGSKDDWKLKTEPCDRLASRRIDWPRGRGIGGSTRINAMIWFPPTATDFANWETACGGQRSIDQWRAAASDVESLVQPETPRFLSDASQQFMAATSGFANAEPMIYRRINRNGRRTDFSALLDGAGVVRGTADRVLWHGERAVGVNLVQGDRSRELRSRCGVVLCAGAIGTPSILMRSGIGPAEDLSRHDIIVRVDRPNVGRRLQDHLVMPVIFETKSKNIFRLDPAVRDVAKWMVTGAGSVSSNIAECGGLFDGGRFQVHVTPTNYLTFPKLSDTAMMTIAINLTRPRSSGTVTLSSPHACSLPVIQGGYGRDDRDIEELVEGVEMVRSIARGSGLGEWVERELIPGQRREGEQAIRKAISRYAQTLYHPTGSCQFGNQIDSPVDVDFKVRGFDGLWAVDASVLPSVTTGNPTASVMTMAWVAAESIAGTTVDRS; encoded by the coding sequence GAATCGGATCTTGCGCCGGCAATCGACCGTGAACGTCCGTCGCGATGGTTGAAACTGATCGGATCCAAGGACGATTGGAAGCTGAAAACCGAACCCTGCGATCGACTCGCCAGCCGACGGATCGATTGGCCCCGCGGTCGCGGTATCGGTGGGAGCACGCGGATCAATGCGATGATCTGGTTTCCGCCAACAGCCACCGACTTTGCGAATTGGGAAACGGCGTGCGGTGGTCAGCGTTCGATCGACCAATGGCGCGCTGCGGCAAGCGATGTCGAATCGTTGGTCCAACCCGAGACGCCGCGTTTTTTAAGCGATGCGTCACAACAGTTCATGGCGGCAACATCGGGTTTCGCCAATGCCGAACCCATGATCTATCGCCGCATCAATCGCAACGGTCGACGAACCGATTTTTCGGCCCTGCTTGATGGTGCTGGTGTCGTTCGCGGTACGGCCGATCGTGTGCTGTGGCACGGCGAACGGGCGGTCGGTGTGAATCTGGTTCAAGGTGACCGTTCACGCGAATTGCGAAGTCGATGCGGCGTCGTTTTGTGTGCGGGCGCGATTGGCACGCCTTCCATTTTGATGCGCAGCGGCATCGGTCCCGCGGAAGATTTGTCACGGCATGACATCATCGTGCGAGTTGATCGGCCCAACGTCGGCCGTCGACTGCAGGATCACCTTGTCATGCCGGTAATTTTTGAAACAAAATCAAAAAATATTTTCAGGCTCGATCCGGCCGTTCGCGACGTCGCGAAATGGATGGTTACCGGTGCCGGATCGGTGTCGTCCAACATCGCCGAGTGTGGCGGGCTATTCGATGGCGGACGGTTCCAGGTGCACGTGACTCCGACAAACTATCTGACGTTCCCGAAACTGAGTGACACCGCAATGATGACGATCGCGATCAATTTGACTCGCCCTCGTTCGTCCGGGACTGTGACTTTGTCATCACCGCACGCGTGTTCACTGCCGGTCATTCAAGGTGGCTACGGTCGTGACGATCGAGATATCGAAGAACTCGTCGAAGGCGTGGAAATGGTTCGGTCGATCGCCCGCGGTAGCGGATTGGGCGAATGGGTCGAACGGGAACTCATCCCCGGCCAGCGGCGAGAAGGTGAACAGGCGATACGCAAAGCGATCTCTCGATATGCACAAACGCTCTATCACCCGACCGGGTCGTGTCAATTTGGAAATCAAATTGATTCGCCGGTCGACGTTGATTTCAAGGTGCGTGGTTTCGACGGATTGTGGGCGGTGGACGCCTCGGTTCTGCCTAGTGTGACGACCGGTAACCCGACGGCTTCGGTGATGACCATGGCATGGGTTGCGGCCGAATCGATCGCCGGTACGACCGTGGATCGTTCTTAG
- a CDS encoding di-heme oxidoredictase family protein, giving the protein MKHSKYLSRAGLALLASSTLALSIATAVSPMSVEQGRQLFERNWMPGNPAISSDGLGPLFNGQSCVACHNQGGVGGGGAAEHNALTIGIEEMTIDGGFVNQDVVKQMVRAFHPGFVLPSGTIINTLAMSHHGGSSALAESRAAFLKQLPAEFTREGGPANASEIRSATATPVMFQSSVGTFRMSLRARLFQRNTPSLFGAGLIDQIPDSAILMAAKAQQQHPEISGRPATLRSGKIGKFGWRANVASLGEFTDQACANELGLETNRKPQPTDPMVPAYRNSGIDISDEQIEAMRDFTAALPAPMRDIPSDSKKRVEAERGDALFASVGCAVCHLPNMGPAREIYSDILLHDMGSGLIDLNHAEPYIIRQTPVTRVSLAESEHVSGTQMIGGYYGPATEIRIDRVRGSRSGDFSLSNNRSPVSTSDVVTEGLVESYYGGATSLSASSQSLIPQRFRFRAPDSPSSRMQLVDLAFDDKEQVNQFVAEEFEGVDNARVTRRTLIRETLYKRVHFEPTNFNQEWRTPPLWGVRDSAPYMHDGRAETLLEAISLHGGESEGTRDRFLKLPLTDRHAVLAFLETLAAPRSAPMLGDLRAN; this is encoded by the coding sequence ATGAAACACTCAAAGTATCTTTCGCGTGCTGGGCTGGCCTTGTTGGCATCGTCCACCCTGGCGTTATCCATCGCGACGGCCGTGTCACCGATGTCCGTTGAACAGGGGCGTCAACTCTTCGAACGCAATTGGATGCCCGGCAATCCCGCCATTTCAAGCGATGGACTTGGGCCGCTATTCAACGGTCAATCCTGCGTCGCATGTCACAACCAAGGCGGCGTCGGCGGCGGCGGAGCAGCCGAGCACAACGCGCTCACCATCGGCATCGAAGAGATGACGATCGACGGTGGATTTGTCAACCAAGACGTGGTCAAGCAAATGGTTCGTGCGTTCCACCCGGGGTTTGTGCTGCCCAGTGGTACGATCATCAACACGCTGGCGATGTCGCATCACGGCGGTTCATCGGCGCTGGCGGAAAGCCGCGCCGCGTTTCTAAAACAATTGCCAGCAGAATTCACTCGGGAAGGCGGTCCCGCCAATGCATCGGAGATCCGATCGGCGACCGCGACGCCGGTGATGTTTCAGAGCTCGGTCGGAACTTTTCGAATGTCGCTGCGCGCAAGACTGTTCCAGCGCAACACTCCGTCACTGTTCGGCGCAGGCCTGATCGACCAAATTCCCGATTCGGCGATCTTGATGGCCGCGAAGGCCCAGCAGCAACACCCCGAGATCAGCGGGCGACCGGCGACCCTTCGCAGCGGAAAGATCGGCAAGTTCGGATGGCGTGCCAACGTCGCCTCGCTGGGCGAATTTACCGACCAAGCTTGCGCCAACGAATTGGGTTTGGAGACCAACCGGAAGCCGCAACCGACCGATCCGATGGTTCCGGCCTACCGCAATTCGGGCATTGATATCTCGGACGAACAAATCGAAGCGATGCGAGACTTCACGGCCGCACTGCCCGCGCCAATGCGTGACATACCAAGCGATTCGAAGAAACGCGTTGAAGCGGAACGAGGGGACGCATTGTTCGCATCGGTGGGCTGCGCCGTTTGCCATCTTCCGAACATGGGACCCGCCCGCGAGATTTACAGCGACATCTTGCTGCATGACATGGGGTCTGGATTGATCGACTTGAACCATGCAGAGCCCTACATCATTCGCCAAACTCCGGTGACACGAGTTTCGCTTGCCGAGTCGGAACATGTTTCGGGGACACAGATGATCGGCGGCTACTACGGGCCCGCAACCGAGATTCGCATCGACCGTGTTAGGGGATCAAGATCCGGTGACTTTTCCCTCTCTAACAATCGATCGCCCGTTAGTACTTCCGACGTCGTGACGGAAGGCCTTGTCGAGTCTTACTATGGCGGGGCAACGAGTCTGAGTGCATCCTCCCAGAGCTTGATACCGCAGCGATTTCGTTTCCGGGCTCCCGATTCGCCTAGCAGCCGTATGCAGTTGGTGGACTTAGCCTTCGATGATAAAGAGCAGGTCAATCAATTTGTTGCAGAAGAATTCGAAGGTGTCGACAATGCTCGTGTCACACGTCGAACCCTCATCCGGGAAACCCTTTACAAGAGAGTTCACTTCGAACCGACCAATTTCAACCAAGAATGGCGGACGCCGCCGCTATGGGGTGTGCGTGATTCGGCGCCGTACATGCACGACGGTCGGGCGGAGACTTTGCTGGAAGCAATCTCATTACACGGTGGCGAATCCGAAGGGACACGCGATCGTTTTTTGAAGCTGCCGCTAACCGATCGACACGCGGTTTTGGCGTTCTTGGAAACGCTGGCAGCGCCGCGATCCGCGCCGATGTTGGGCGATCTCAGAGCCAATTGA
- a CDS encoding polyprenol monophosphomannose synthase, with amino-acid sequence MRLPFPDLSIIVPTYQEAGNLAELFRRIEASVTAAELNTEVLVVDDHSQDGTVELCEKFVSSVPLKLIVRTDERGLSSAVMRGFREARGDILLVMDADLSHPPERIPAIIAALNSQKDSQPPVEMVIGSRYIEGGSTTEDWGWIRWLNSKIATLAARPFTSAKDPMAGFFALHRLSYELAADRLDPIGYKIGLELIVKCQFRNVQEIPIQFCNRTVGESKLNLRQQLLYLTHIKRLLAFRIWGDTADHGDADLATPMIAGRIEETPIVSASLQEGRHAEIRKKAA; translated from the coding sequence ATGCGTCTACCATTCCCTGATTTATCGATCATTGTGCCGACCTATCAGGAGGCGGGGAACCTTGCTGAGCTTTTTCGTCGGATCGAAGCGTCGGTAACGGCCGCAGAGCTCAATACAGAAGTTTTGGTTGTTGACGATCATAGCCAGGATGGAACCGTCGAACTTTGCGAGAAATTCGTCTCGTCGGTTCCATTGAAATTGATCGTTCGCACCGACGAACGAGGTTTGTCGAGCGCCGTGATGCGAGGCTTCCGCGAGGCGCGAGGAGACATTCTGTTGGTTATGGATGCGGATCTATCGCATCCTCCCGAGCGCATTCCTGCGATCATCGCTGCGCTGAACAGTCAGAAGGATAGCCAACCGCCAGTCGAAATGGTGATCGGCAGTCGCTACATCGAAGGTGGATCCACGACGGAGGACTGGGGCTGGATTCGTTGGCTCAATTCGAAAATTGCCACACTGGCTGCCCGACCGTTTACGTCCGCCAAAGATCCAATGGCCGGGTTCTTCGCACTGCATCGACTCAGTTACGAGTTGGCCGCCGATCGGCTCGATCCGATTGGCTACAAGATCGGGCTTGAGCTGATCGTTAAATGTCAGTTTCGCAATGTGCAGGAAATCCCTATCCAGTTTTGCAATCGCACGGTCGGCGAAAGCAAACTCAATCTGCGGCAGCAACTGCTGTACTTAACACACATCAAGCGTCTGCTCGCCTTTCGGATCTGGGGTGACACGGCGGATCATGGCGATGCCGACTTGGCGACTCCGATGATTGCAGGTCGAATCGAAGAAACGCCGATCGTTTCCGCATCGTTACAAGAGGGACGTCACGCGGAGATCCGGAAAAAGGCTGCGTGA
- a CDS encoding ArnT family glycosyltransferase, with protein MATPKKRVTEVGSDAESLDRSTWWREPTLWLLLIVASVAYFSRLTDRPMRGEETRRGLVAAEMMQSGDWIVPREQGELFLSRPPMQNWIIAGFASFRGKVDCWSVRAPSVIALLMTMLLIYGYVRQFFSQLAATAASIAYGTTGQVVEMGPLGETESMYALMVGGSLLLWHWGWTANWNAAVTWSLGYAFAAVGMLAKGPQAPVYFIVPVCTFLICSSQWRLILTRSHAIGIFVFMAIWNAWNIPFWMQVGTESMIQMYRNDIALRFNDDHWAPLVSHLFCYPFETLICLLPWSLLLPALLLPSFWRFDARTNPLVRFHLIAIGTTFLSVWFAVGAKTRYFMPLYPCFSVLFAVVIERCFAAENYRRSQRSRGAILAADRSRRLIWVGSWRRFQLGFLVAMLCGAFALTIVILTDQSSRIASDRVRLATVLCVTVVLIVGTARAYWFRNVEETESDCVRQRTEMSGLFAMGAFVWLAYFGVAMDPIVEDAFDVRPDVAKVGFEIPDGQTLASTGHISHWFTFHFGRTIPIIGMDPDQWPPDTNYVCYYSNTEFPESERSRFEIVGSVVVQSNGPSPRSIIVTRRLEDRIADKNVDERRTYE; from the coding sequence ATGGCAACTCCGAAGAAACGAGTGACCGAAGTAGGCTCGGACGCGGAATCGCTGGATCGATCAACTTGGTGGCGAGAGCCAACCTTGTGGTTGTTATTGATTGTTGCATCGGTCGCTTACTTCAGTCGACTAACGGACCGACCCATGCGGGGCGAAGAAACTCGCCGCGGTCTCGTTGCTGCAGAGATGATGCAAAGTGGTGATTGGATCGTACCTCGCGAGCAAGGCGAACTGTTTCTGAGCCGACCTCCGATGCAGAACTGGATCATCGCCGGTTTCGCATCGTTTCGCGGCAAAGTCGATTGTTGGTCGGTGCGCGCACCCAGTGTGATCGCATTGTTGATGACGATGCTTCTGATTTACGGTTACGTACGTCAGTTCTTCTCTCAGTTGGCGGCTACTGCCGCGTCAATCGCTTACGGGACGACCGGACAGGTCGTCGAGATGGGGCCGCTAGGTGAGACCGAGTCGATGTACGCTCTGATGGTCGGCGGCTCGCTGTTGCTCTGGCACTGGGGCTGGACCGCGAACTGGAATGCGGCGGTTACATGGAGTCTGGGTTACGCGTTTGCCGCTGTGGGAATGTTAGCAAAGGGGCCTCAGGCACCCGTGTATTTCATCGTGCCGGTATGCACTTTTTTGATTTGTAGCAGCCAATGGCGACTGATTTTGACGCGTTCCCACGCGATCGGAATCTTCGTATTTATGGCGATCTGGAACGCTTGGAATATTCCGTTTTGGATGCAGGTCGGAACGGAGTCAATGATTCAGATGTATCGCAATGATATCGCGCTGAGATTCAACGACGATCATTGGGCACCGCTCGTCAGTCATCTGTTTTGCTACCCATTTGAAACTTTGATCTGTCTGTTGCCTTGGTCGTTGTTGTTGCCAGCGTTGTTGCTGCCAAGCTTCTGGAGATTCGATGCCAGGACGAATCCGCTCGTCCGTTTTCACCTGATCGCCATCGGAACGACATTTCTATCGGTGTGGTTCGCAGTCGGTGCAAAGACCCGCTACTTCATGCCACTGTATCCTTGCTTTTCAGTCTTGTTCGCGGTCGTCATAGAGCGGTGTTTTGCGGCGGAGAATTATCGTCGCTCGCAGCGATCTCGCGGGGCGATTCTTGCAGCCGATCGTTCGCGTCGACTGATCTGGGTGGGATCGTGGCGTCGATTTCAGCTTGGGTTTCTTGTCGCCATGCTTTGCGGTGCGTTCGCGTTGACCATCGTGATCTTGACCGATCAATCTTCGAGAATCGCTTCGGATCGGGTGCGTCTCGCAACGGTTCTTTGTGTCACCGTCGTTTTGATTGTTGGAACCGCCCGCGCATACTGGTTTCGGAATGTTGAGGAAACGGAATCCGACTGCGTCCGGCAACGAACCGAAATGTCCGGACTCTTTGCGATGGGTGCCTTTGTTTGGTTGGCATACTTTGGGGTGGCAATGGATCCGATTGTCGAAGATGCTTTTGATGTCCGCCCAGATGTCGCGAAAGTGGGCTTTGAAATTCCGGATGGCCAGACGCTAGCGAGTACCGGCCATATATCCCATTGGTTCACGTTTCATTTTGGTAGGACGATACCAATCATCGGAATGGATCCCGATCAGTGGCCACCGGACACGAATTACGTTTGCTACTACTCCAATACCGAATTTCCAGAATCCGAGCGAAGTCGTTTCGAGATTGTGGGCAGCGTGGTCGTCCAGAGCAACGGTCCGTCACCTCGATCGATCATCGTGACAAGACGATTGGAAGATCGCATCGCGGATAAGAACGTTGATGAAAGGAGAACTTATGAATGA
- a CDS encoding phosphatase PAP2 family protein: MNDLNISGRGSRSHYSVFGSFQLLTLLWVSVVAMLMVPLMTLVDVPIADWIHRNPMPQWIETILGYTVLYSQPLGVVVTLTLVLALSRKRRRCVPRLATLAIGAGLLANLIKVFVLRPRPGDLQFEAINHEYAWIWTFDWTLAHIASFDPGTRAFPSASLATAMALTAGLWVLAPSTRKYAVILCVGTLLQRALCGAHFASDLCGSASLGLAWAYICLHPRLMGTIFDRFEPDRELLQRKVRLATNEASDPIDVEEHRRAA, encoded by the coding sequence ATGAATGACCTGAATATCAGTGGTCGCGGTTCCCGGTCTCACTATTCCGTATTCGGAAGTTTCCAGCTGTTGACCCTGCTGTGGGTATCCGTTGTCGCGATGTTAATGGTTCCATTGATGACGCTGGTCGACGTACCGATCGCGGATTGGATCCATCGAAATCCGATGCCTCAGTGGATCGAAACGATCCTCGGCTACACGGTACTTTACTCTCAACCGCTCGGCGTCGTTGTGACGTTGACGCTGGTACTGGCTTTGTCGCGAAAACGACGCCGATGCGTGCCACGATTGGCAACGCTGGCGATCGGAGCGGGATTGTTGGCCAACTTGATCAAGGTTTTTGTTCTGCGCCCGCGTCCGGGTGATCTGCAGTTCGAGGCCATCAATCATGAATACGCTTGGATCTGGACTTTTGATTGGACGCTCGCCCACATTGCATCATTCGATCCTGGCACGCGAGCGTTTCCGAGCGCTTCGTTGGCGACGGCGATGGCGTTGACCGCGGGACTCTGGGTGCTGGCCCCGAGCACGCGAAAGTACGCAGTGATTTTATGTGTCGGCACTCTGTTGCAGCGGGCTCTATGCGGCGCCCACTTTGCGAGCGACTTGTGTGGATCCGCGTCGTTGGGGCTTGCTTGGGCCTATATCTGCTTGCATCCTCGGCTGATGGGAACGATCTTTGATCGGTTCGAACCCGACCGAGAATTATTGCAGCGAAAGGTCCGTCTTGCGACGAACGAAGCGAGCGATCCAATCGACGTTGAAGAGCATCGTCGCGCGGCGTAG
- a CDS encoding Na+/H+ antiporter NhaA, producing the protein MSNHKKKRGLFRKLIDNSFLLIAGATIALVWANVAHQTDNHSYHDFVHFDVTSLWSSHADVAHQSADGAIDATLVSASPEHAEHTVATASHDVETKPEGFVQHAAHGLSIHFIINDILMALFFAIAAKEVWESLLPGGSLNEPRKAATPLLATVGGILGPALIYMIGSYFTGTTADLGNGWAVPCATDIAFSYLVARVIFGAGHPAIAFLLLLAIADDAAGLMILAIFYPQAPIVPQWLMLTVVAMCGAMMLRRSKVHSHWAYLMGPGVVCWFSFYLANIHPALGLVPIIPLLPHAHTDLGIFAREELDRHDTLNEFEHCWKLPVECFLGLFGLANAGVVMSSLGTGTWLVLAGLLIGKPVGITAMTLFAEKGLKLEKPAGMDYRHVVTLGMVAALGFTVALFVSVAAFTVPGAIQDSVKMGALLSFAAAPIAIVMGRALRIVPVATVTEDEDQDHNSVTPAANVA; encoded by the coding sequence ATGTCGAACCACAAAAAGAAACGCGGACTGTTCCGCAAGCTGATCGATAATTCGTTTCTATTGATAGCCGGTGCGACGATCGCATTGGTTTGGGCCAACGTGGCTCACCAGACTGATAATCATTCTTACCACGATTTCGTTCACTTCGACGTCACGTCGTTGTGGAGCAGTCATGCGGACGTTGCCCACCAATCAGCCGATGGCGCCATCGACGCGACCCTCGTTTCTGCGTCGCCCGAACACGCCGAGCACACAGTCGCGACCGCATCCCATGACGTCGAAACGAAACCCGAAGGGTTCGTTCAGCACGCGGCACACGGGCTTAGCATTCACTTCATCATCAATGACATTCTGATGGCTCTGTTCTTTGCCATCGCCGCGAAGGAGGTTTGGGAGTCGCTGTTACCGGGCGGTTCCCTGAATGAGCCTCGCAAGGCAGCGACGCCATTGCTCGCAACAGTGGGCGGGATTTTAGGTCCGGCGTTGATCTATATGATCGGTTCGTACTTTACCGGGACAACCGCCGACCTTGGAAACGGATGGGCCGTTCCGTGCGCGACCGATATCGCGTTTAGCTACTTAGTCGCGCGAGTTATTTTTGGCGCCGGCCACCCCGCGATCGCTTTCTTGTTGTTGTTGGCGATTGCCGATGACGCCGCCGGATTAATGATCTTGGCGATCTTTTATCCGCAAGCTCCGATCGTGCCGCAGTGGTTGATGTTGACCGTTGTGGCGATGTGCGGTGCGATGATGCTGCGACGATCGAAGGTCCACTCTCACTGGGCTTACCTAATGGGACCCGGCGTGGTTTGCTGGTTCAGTTTCTATCTGGCCAACATTCACCCCGCACTTGGGTTGGTTCCTATCATTCCGTTGTTGCCTCACGCTCACACCGACTTGGGTATTTTCGCTCGCGAGGAACTCGATCGCCACGACACGCTGAACGAGTTCGAGCATTGCTGGAAGTTGCCGGTCGAGTGCTTCTTAGGGCTCTTCGGGCTGGCCAACGCCGGCGTTGTGATGAGCAGTTTGGGTACGGGTACCTGGTTGGTTTTGGCCGGTTTGTTGATCGGCAAGCCTGTGGGCATTACCGCGATGACGTTGTTCGCCGAAAAAGGCTTGAAGTTAGAGAAACCCGCCGGCATGGACTATCGCCACGTTGTTACGCTGGGAATGGTCGCGGCACTCGGATTTACGGTCGCGTTATTCGTCTCGGTCGCCGCATTCACCGTGCCCGGAGCAATCCAGGATTCGGTGAAGATGGGTGCGCTGCTAAGCTTTGCAGCAGCACCGATCGCGATCGTGATGGGACGAGCCTTACGAATCGTGCCGGTGGCTACCGTTACCGAAGACGAAGACCAAGATCACAATTCCGTGACGCCGGCAGCGAACGTCGCCTAA
- a CDS encoding LOG family protein, which yields MDQDENPLAIPPSLPKEAIGEDEHKRPQPADDPISSVDSQDLYRVMRHTIDRLEKDATTRGDLKILSRTIRELRYAFTVFRPYRRRRKVTIFGSARTLPEHPEYQAAVEIGRRFAGHGWMVITGAGGGIMEAGHRGAGREASMGLNIMLPFEQGANPYIEGDSKLVTMKYFFTRKLMFVKECSAVICLPGGFGTIDEAFETITLMQTGKQTMIPLVLVDHPDGSYWRDMGEFIRKQLLGNGMISPADVNLYKITNSIDEAMEEVLGFYRVYHSMRYVNDHVIMRLKRRLSNEHLEQIQAKFNDILVDGTFQQRDALPEESGEPDLADMPRLVFHFNRRSLGRLRVLINYINR from the coding sequence ATGGACCAAGACGAAAATCCCCTTGCGATCCCGCCATCGCTTCCCAAAGAAGCGATCGGCGAGGATGAACATAAGCGTCCCCAGCCGGCCGACGATCCGATTTCGAGCGTTGATTCGCAAGACTTGTACCGAGTCATGCGGCACACGATCGACCGTTTGGAAAAAGACGCGACCACGCGAGGTGACCTGAAAATTCTGTCGCGTACGATCCGCGAACTCCGGTACGCCTTCACGGTGTTTCGGCCGTACCGTCGTCGGCGCAAAGTCACGATCTTCGGTTCGGCACGAACTTTACCAGAACATCCCGAGTATCAGGCGGCCGTTGAAATCGGTCGTCGATTCGCCGGTCACGGCTGGATGGTGATTACGGGCGCCGGCGGCGGCATCATGGAAGCCGGTCACCGCGGCGCAGGTCGCGAAGCCTCGATGGGGCTGAACATCATGCTGCCCTTTGAACAAGGTGCGAACCCGTACATCGAAGGCGATTCGAAACTTGTCACGATGAAGTATTTCTTCACGCGCAAGTTGATGTTCGTCAAAGAGTGTAGCGCCGTCATTTGTTTGCCCGGCGGATTCGGAACCATCGACGAAGCGTTTGAAACGATCACGTTGATGCAAACGGGCAAGCAAACAATGATTCCGTTGGTGTTGGTGGACCACCCCGATGGCAGTTACTGGCGCGACATGGGCGAATTCATTCGCAAGCAATTGCTTGGCAACGGAATGATTAGCCCCGCTGATGTCAACCTTTACAAGATCACCAATTCGATCGACGAAGCGATGGAAGAAGTGCTCGGTTTCTATCGCGTCTATCACAGCATGCGATACGTCAACGATCACGTGATCATGCGGCTGAAACGTCGCTTGTCTAATGAACACTTGGAACAAATCCAAGCCAAGTTCAACGACATCCTGGTCGACGGCACGTTCCAACAACGCGACGCATTGCCGGAAGAAAGCGGTGAACCCGATTTAGCCGATATGCCGAGATTGGTTTTTCATTTCAACCGCCGCTCGCTCGGTCGATTGAGAGTCTTGATCAACTACATCAATCGCTAG
- a CDS encoding L-serine ammonia-lyase has translation MQSLSVFDMFKIGVGPSSSHTMGPWKAAVRFLDEISVSDRPNVLRVSVDLFGSLAKTGKGHGTDIAVQMGLGGHDPRTIDVTAIDGVLSQIASTQRITLWGDHQIDFDPGTDIVFHRDAQLPDHPNGLRFTATLAGEGTIQQEFYSIGGGFVVRQGETFESEFASMPWPIETAADLLGHCDREGLRISQVVMHNERSLRSDTELRSELTAIKDAMLESIQRGCQTDGVLPGGLNVRRRASQTATHLLGERCASDLEAFTIAIKQQSIDFRRVLDWVSCFALAVNEENAAMGRVVTAPTNGAAGVIPAVLMYYLCFCEGKDDSWIYFLLTASEIGSIFKKGATISAAMGGCQAEIGVSSAMAAAALTESLGGTPRQATEAAEIAMEHHLGMTCDPVGGLVQIPCIERNAMGAIKAITAAQMSLQRDPSQARVSLDAVVRTMWETAQVMNAKYKETSEGGLAVQITVNVSEC, from the coding sequence GTGCAATCACTCAGCGTTTTCGACATGTTCAAGATTGGCGTCGGCCCGTCGAGTTCGCACACGATGGGACCTTGGAAGGCGGCCGTTAGATTTCTTGATGAGATCTCCGTGTCGGATCGACCGAACGTGTTGCGAGTATCCGTTGATCTGTTTGGATCGCTCGCCAAGACGGGAAAGGGCCATGGTACCGACATCGCCGTACAGATGGGCTTGGGCGGCCACGATCCACGAACCATCGACGTTACCGCGATCGACGGAGTTCTGAGTCAGATTGCGAGCACCCAAAGGATCACATTGTGGGGAGATCACCAGATTGACTTCGACCCAGGTACAGATATTGTCTTTCACCGTGATGCACAGTTGCCCGATCACCCCAACGGATTGCGGTTCACGGCGACGCTGGCTGGCGAGGGCACGATCCAACAAGAATTCTATTCCATCGGTGGCGGATTCGTGGTTCGGCAGGGTGAAACGTTTGAGTCTGAATTTGCGTCGATGCCTTGGCCGATCGAAACGGCTGCTGATTTGCTAGGGCACTGCGACCGCGAAGGGCTGCGAATTTCCCAAGTCGTGATGCACAATGAGCGTTCGCTACGCAGCGACACCGAATTGCGATCGGAGCTGACGGCGATCAAGGACGCGATGCTTGAAAGTATTCAGCGCGGTTGCCAAACCGATGGGGTTTTGCCCGGTGGATTGAATGTTCGTCGTCGAGCCTCGCAGACGGCCACCCATCTGCTAGGCGAGCGTTGTGCTTCCGACCTTGAGGCATTCACGATCGCGATCAAACAGCAGTCAATCGATTTTCGGCGCGTGCTGGACTGGGTCAGTTGTTTCGCGTTGGCGGTGAACGAAGAGAACGCCGCGATGGGTCGCGTGGTGACGGCGCCGACCAATGGCGCGGCGGGGGTGATTCCGGCCGTGCTGATGTACTACCTTTGCTTTTGCGAAGGCAAGGACGATTCGTGGATTTACTTTCTGTTGACGGCATCAGAAATCGGTAGCATTTTCAAAAAGGGAGCGACCATCTCGGCGGCGATGGGTGGATGCCAAGCCGAGATCGGTGTCTCCTCCGCGATGGCTGCTGCGGCGCTGACCGAAAGCCTTGGCGGCACGCCAAGGCAGGCAACCGAAGCAGCCGAGATTGCGATGGAACATCATTTAGGAATGACCTGCGATCCCGTCGGCGGTCTGGTTCAGATTCCCTGCATCGAGCGAAACGCGATGGGGGCGATCAAAGCCATCACGGCTGCGCAGATGTCGCTGCAACGCGACCCGTCGCAAGCACGCGTTTCGCTTGACGCGGTCGTCCGCACGATGTGGGAAACCGCCCAGGTCATGAACGCCAAGTACAAGGAGACATCCGAAGGCGGCCTAGCGGTCCAGATCACCGTCAACGTCAGTGAATGCTGA